In Microcoleus sp. AS-A8, the following are encoded in one genomic region:
- a CDS encoding class I SAM-dependent methyltransferase: protein MTIQAKLPTSMHQMLSCPVCRSQLILNQEQIECTNPICKTQFPIVDGIPVLINESSSIFSFSDFLSQKDTTFTFQSQSKIKKFLTNRLPDINANMKGKRNYNKFLELVKKPNERPKILVLGGGIVGDGMEDILSDPSVELVSSDVSFGPCTALICDAHDIPFEDNLFDGVIAQAVLEHVLDPNRCVEEIHRVLKENGVVYAETPFMQQVHMGRYDFTRFTHLGHRRLFRKFEEVSSGPACGPGMALAWSYQYFLLSFVKSSAAKNIVKAFTRLTSFWLKYFDYFLIDKPGTFDAASGYYFIGTKSDRVLGDRELIKLYRGIQ, encoded by the coding sequence ATGACTATCCAAGCAAAACTTCCGACAAGTATGCATCAAATGCTTAGCTGTCCAGTTTGCAGGTCGCAATTGATATTGAATCAGGAGCAGATTGAATGCACCAACCCTATTTGTAAAACGCAGTTTCCGATAGTTGATGGTATCCCAGTTTTGATTAATGAATCTTCTAGTATCTTCTCTTTCAGCGACTTTTTAAGTCAAAAGGATACCACCTTCACTTTTCAGTCTCAGTCTAAAATCAAAAAATTCTTAACTAATCGCCTGCCCGATATTAATGCAAATATGAAGGGGAAGCGGAATTATAACAAGTTCTTAGAGCTTGTGAAGAAGCCGAATGAAAGACCTAAGATTTTGGTACTCGGTGGAGGAATCGTGGGGGATGGCATGGAAGATATATTGTCCGATCCCTCTGTGGAGCTCGTTAGCAGTGATGTTTCTTTTGGGCCTTGTACAGCCCTGATCTGTGATGCCCACGATATCCCCTTTGAGGATAATTTGTTTGATGGTGTAATCGCTCAAGCGGTACTTGAACATGTTTTAGACCCCAATCGATGTGTTGAAGAAATTCATCGAGTACTGAAAGAAAATGGAGTGGTTTATGCCGAAACTCCATTTATGCAACAAGTTCACATGGGGAGATATGATTTCACTCGATTTACTCACTTAGGACATCGTCGCTTATTTCGGAAATTTGAAGAGGTTTCGAGTGGCCCAGCCTGTGGGCCTGGAATGGCATTAGCTTGGTCTTATCAGTACTTTCTTTTGAGTTTTGTCAAATCATCAGCAGCAAAAAACATTGTCAAAGCTTTTACTCGATTAACTTCTTTTTGGTTAAAATATTTCGATTATTTCTTAATAGATAAACCAGGAACCTTTGATGCGGCATCTGGATATTATTTCATCGGCACAAAAAGCGATCGCGTTCTGGGGGATCGAGAACTGATAAAGCTTTATCGAGGCATACAATAG
- a CDS encoding O-antigen ligase family protein — translation MLEPLPPRKLVNPLLHFAEERFATFGVLVFSGVLTCSSYYNVSEGIGGYGFYVSSRLDTAASLMQLGIYAVTIFLLLARLKSVVIPALRDPFLWGLVGLIVFSFIWSDFPELSQKAGIKTLYTTLFGLYLASRFTLKEQLRIIAWALLIAAVFSLLYTLAFRGAGIEQGTHSGSWRGPLIHKNHFGRLMVVSALVCLLAAFNSGRYRYLMWAGCGLSVALLLLSDSGTGLIVFLTLVILLPLYRALRLSDSLAIPFFITMITVAGGIALWAGTNWNDLLFSYGKDPTLSGRTHIWDAVIERLWQRPWLGYGYHGFWEEKGESVYVFRAVQYLVYQAHNGFLNIAIELGLLGLLCYSLSMLFTYVRAIRCVRSDQTSAELWPIIYVTFLLMFNYTETTTVEQNSIFWVLFVAISLSLKGGKWVKIGEESEIREKKDLVEQI, via the coding sequence ATGCTAGAGCCTTTACCACCACGTAAATTAGTTAACCCGCTCTTACACTTTGCCGAAGAGAGATTCGCGACTTTTGGCGTACTCGTTTTTTCGGGAGTCTTGACTTGTTCAAGCTATTACAACGTGTCGGAGGGCATCGGAGGATATGGTTTTTATGTCTCTTCCAGGTTGGACACTGCCGCATCGCTGATGCAGTTGGGAATTTATGCGGTTACTATCTTCCTGTTGCTTGCGCGATTAAAAAGTGTTGTTATTCCTGCGCTGAGAGACCCATTCCTATGGGGTTTGGTAGGACTTATCGTGTTCTCTTTTATTTGGTCTGATTTCCCCGAACTCTCGCAAAAAGCCGGTATAAAAACCTTATATACAACCTTGTTTGGACTATACTTGGCTTCGCGCTTTACCTTGAAAGAGCAACTACGGATAATCGCGTGGGCATTGCTTATAGCCGCAGTGTTTAGCTTACTGTACACCCTAGCGTTTCGGGGGGCTGGCATAGAGCAAGGAACTCATTCAGGCTCTTGGCGCGGACCGTTGATACACAAAAACCACTTTGGTCGGCTTATGGTCGTATCTGCGCTAGTTTGCTTACTGGCTGCTTTCAACAGTGGCAGGTATCGTTACCTGATGTGGGCTGGCTGTGGTCTTTCTGTTGCTCTGCTTCTGCTTTCAGATTCAGGAACCGGTTTAATCGTCTTTCTAACCCTTGTGATTCTCTTGCCGCTTTACAGGGCTTTGCGGTTGAGCGACTCCCTGGCTATTCCCTTCTTTATTACTATGATAACCGTGGCTGGAGGTATAGCTTTATGGGCTGGCACGAATTGGAATGACTTACTGTTTAGTTACGGGAAAGACCCTACCCTCAGCGGTCGGACTCATATCTGGGATGCTGTAATTGAACGATTGTGGCAGCGCCCGTGGTTAGGTTATGGGTATCACGGGTTTTGGGAGGAGAAAGGGGAATCAGTCTATGTTTTTCGTGCCGTTCAGTACCTAGTCTACCAAGCTCATAATGGGTTTTTAAATATAGCGATCGAGCTTGGCTTATTAGGGTTGTTGTGTTACTCGCTGAGTATGCTTTTCACCTACGTCCGGGCAATAAGATGCGTGCGTTCAGATCAAACATCCGCAGAGCTATGGCCAATAATATACGTGACATTCTTACTGATGTTTAACTATACCGAGACTACAACTGTAGAGCAAAACTCTATCTTTTGGGTATTGTTTGTAGCAATAAGTCTCTCTTTAAAAGGTGGAAAGTGGGTGAAGATTGGGGAAGAAAGTGAAATCCGAGAAAAGAAAGACTTAGTCGAACAGATTTAG
- a CDS encoding polysaccharide biosynthesis tyrosine autokinase has product MESKHYVEDIDFQKYWLILRRHWLPGTTAFVVIVVLATSLAFLKKPTYSAVGRLVIKKTNPTSGLVTEASAKIGQLESLNFMNTPLDTEAEVIRSIPLIQKTIDALKLKDKEGKPLKPEDFLKQLTVKGIKGTDILEISFKSKSPQEAAKIVNTLIDLYKRNNILSNRAEAVAARQFITQQLPASEGTVRQAEANLRIFREKNNVVALEEEANTAVEVIAELDKKVDQTRTELEGVTARVEELQRKTGLNSRQAMALNSLTQSPGVQEALQEVHKLENKLAAEQTRFRDQNPNIVNLKLDLDAKKALLQDRISQVLGSGQQVPGTNLQMGEQKQKLIADLVNAEVQRQDLANQVTYLYQARSAYKQRVNVIPRLQQGQRDLQRQVDAAQSSYQALLKNLQEVRIAENQNVGNASVLAYASVADKPVGPKKKLLLGAGIVGGSMFYVVVAFLLDLRDPSIKTAKDVRELYGYSWLGMIPNSKKKGFFHTRKQDEFVPPLPVRDAPQAVSSQAYRMLQANLKFLSPDKELKVVVVTSSVSKEGKSTVSANLAVAMAQLGHRVLLIDADLHHPMQHHIWHLANAVGLSNVIVNRSEFGIAVREVMDKLDVLPSGVIPPNPLALLDSKRMNSLVEEFSQTYDFVILDTPPLILAADALSLSKMTDGVLLVARPGILDRVSATAAKEFLVQSGQKVLGLVINGVRVGNEPDSYFHHAKSYYQEDFTTSKEVTTAQTEKISNRS; this is encoded by the coding sequence ATGGAATCTAAACATTACGTCGAAGATATAGATTTTCAAAAGTACTGGCTTATTTTAAGACGACATTGGCTACCCGGTACGACGGCCTTTGTGGTGATTGTTGTGCTCGCAACCAGCTTGGCGTTCTTGAAAAAGCCCACCTATTCAGCGGTAGGAAGGCTTGTAATTAAGAAGACAAATCCAACATCTGGCTTAGTAACAGAGGCATCAGCAAAAATAGGACAGTTGGAATCCTTAAATTTCATGAATACGCCTCTGGATACAGAAGCGGAGGTAATTCGTTCCATCCCCCTGATCCAAAAAACCATAGATGCCTTAAAACTAAAAGACAAAGAGGGGAAGCCTCTAAAACCTGAGGACTTCCTAAAACAACTCACAGTAAAAGGCATCAAAGGAACCGATATATTGGAGATTTCTTTTAAAAGCAAGTCTCCACAGGAAGCGGCAAAGATAGTCAACACACTCATCGATCTCTATAAGCGGAACAATATACTTAGTAATCGAGCAGAGGCCGTTGCAGCTCGCCAATTTATCACCCAGCAGCTACCCGCCAGTGAGGGTACTGTGCGTCAAGCAGAAGCGAATCTGCGTATCTTTAGAGAAAAGAACAACGTTGTCGCACTAGAAGAAGAAGCCAACACCGCTGTGGAGGTAATTGCGGAGCTAGACAAGAAAGTAGACCAAACTCGAACTGAGCTTGAAGGTGTAACGGCTCGGGTCGAAGAACTCCAGAGGAAGACAGGTCTCAATTCACGGCAAGCTATGGCTCTGAACTCCCTTACTCAGTCTCCTGGGGTTCAGGAAGCGCTCCAAGAAGTCCACAAGCTAGAAAACAAGCTCGCTGCTGAGCAAACCCGATTCCGAGACCAAAACCCCAACATCGTTAACCTGAAGCTCGATTTAGACGCTAAAAAGGCACTACTACAGGATCGGATAAGCCAGGTTCTTGGTAGTGGACAGCAAGTTCCGGGCACGAATTTGCAGATGGGGGAGCAAAAGCAAAAACTGATCGCAGACCTAGTGAATGCCGAGGTGCAACGCCAAGATTTGGCGAATCAAGTCACTTACCTCTATCAGGCTCGATCTGCCTACAAACAACGGGTTAATGTCATACCCCGATTGCAACAGGGTCAGCGGGATTTACAGCGGCAAGTGGATGCCGCTCAATCGTCCTATCAAGCTCTCTTAAAAAATCTCCAAGAAGTACGGATTGCGGAAAATCAAAATGTAGGTAACGCCAGCGTACTGGCGTATGCCAGCGTGGCAGACAAGCCTGTTGGTCCTAAAAAAAAGCTACTCCTAGGCGCAGGAATTGTGGGGGGTAGCATGTTTTACGTAGTCGTTGCTTTCCTTCTAGACCTAAGAGACCCATCGATCAAAACAGCAAAAGATGTACGGGAGTTATATGGGTATAGCTGGTTAGGAATGATTCCTAATTCAAAGAAAAAAGGGTTCTTTCATACCAGAAAACAAGACGAGTTTGTGCCGCCACTTCCCGTGAGAGATGCTCCTCAGGCGGTAAGTTCTCAAGCGTACCGGATGCTACAGGCTAACTTAAAATTTCTGAGTCCCGATAAAGAGCTGAAAGTCGTTGTAGTAACCAGTTCTGTTTCCAAAGAGGGCAAGTCTACGGTCTCTGCTAATTTGGCTGTAGCTATGGCTCAATTGGGTCACCGGGTCTTGTTGATTGATGCGGATTTGCATCATCCGATGCAGCATCATATATGGCACTTAGCTAATGCGGTAGGATTGAGCAATGTCATCGTGAATCGGTCTGAATTTGGCATCGCGGTGAGAGAAGTGATGGATAAGTTAGATGTCCTGCCATCGGGAGTGATACCTCCCAATCCGTTGGCTCTGCTTGACTCCAAGCGAATGAACTCATTAGTTGAGGAGTTTTCTCAGACCTATGATTTTGTAATTCTTGATACGCCTCCTCTGATCTTGGCGGCTGATGCCCTAAGTTTGAGCAAAATGACTGATGGTGTTTTATTGGTAGCTCGACCAGGTATTCTTGACCGAGTCAGCGCTACCGCTGCTAAAGAATTTTTGGTGCAATCAGGACAGAAAGTTTTAGGTCTAGTCATTAATGGTGTAAGAGTTGGAAACGAACCTGATAGTTACTTCCACCATGCCAAGTCCTACTACCAAGAGGACTTCACAACCTCGAAAGAGGTCACGACAGCTCAGACGGAAAAAATTTCTAACCGATCTTAA
- a CDS encoding transposase produces MKCLQLRSKFDGLVSNDEYRADKGYAVKAQQKCLLHLWRHIKQEVNLGHGNNSERGQVFWDLIDKAFAQHRQRRLSENEAAYRVWTNGLNFRLKPNLQRWTVQAGYEAGRLLRSRHDKIQQWWYFFEYPQIPSINNVAEPEACRLAHCVSLCLAVSKQQAHRGSRSMNQFAQTADLLSVVQTSRLQGRGVRSFFQEVSMAKAG; encoded by the coding sequence ATGAAGTGTCTTCAGTTACGGTCTAAGTTTGACGGTCTTGTCAGCAATGATGAGTACAGAGCCGACAAAGGCTACGCAGTCAAGGCTCAACAGAAATGTCTGCTGCATCTTTGGCGTCACATTAAGCAAGAAGTTAACTTGGGCCACGGCAACAATTCTGAGCGTGGACAAGTGTTCTGGGACTTGATTGATAAAGCTTTTGCCCAGCATCGTCAGCGGCGCTTAAGTGAAAATGAAGCAGCTTACCGAGTGTGGACAAACGGGTTGAATTTTCGTCTCAAGCCTAACCTACAGAGGTGGACAGTGCAAGCGGGATATGAAGCAGGCAGATTACTGCGTTCCCGGCACGACAAAATCCAGCAGTGGTGGTATTTCTTTGAATATCCGCAAATTCCTTCGATCAATAACGTGGCAGAGCCTGAGGCGTGCCGTTTAGCGCATTGTGTCTCATTGTGTCTAGCCGTGAGTAAGCAGCAGGCGCACAGGGGATCGCGCTCAATGAATCAATTTGCTCAAACAGCAGACTTGCTGAGTGTAGTACAGACCAGTCGACTACAGGGAAGGGGGGTGCGGTCGTTTTTCCAGGAAGTCTCGATGGCTAAGGCAGGGTAG
- a CDS encoding ATP-binding protein, whose protein sequence is MTLPSSQGLSLYQLALEALGISQSFRVSCDTLNSLVAALIDVLIEGKIPATLWVKLPSRSGWLTELKRYQQQAFISHKIYLCNGLDDDLLEAKDGVVQLANVNQESQFFPIQLTGGSQLEREYFLLILSEPFSCLMVAQQIEPSESSRPTALPQAQPVSTIFTLECQVIQRTFEGIKEAIAVDDSISEEVLEFWKTRLPQCSLSEEKTLLSRLLVKQIQRMEERLHPPTPSPLSPCDSVVSLESVEFTPLAESATPTPAPPDDCLSNKDELLQRVIQELRTPLTNMKTALKLLDSAQLKPVQRQRYMQLLNTECDHQNSLMTGWLELIQLDSESQPIVMPSVQLADIIPGVVSTYQPIARDKGIQLGYTMPPGLPAVSCVDRWLRQILINLLHNSLKFTPPGGQVKVHSTLEGDYVQVAFDDTGIGIAAHEIPRIFDIFYRGRSTISENPGAGLGLTIVQHLLLRSQGSISVTSRVGAGSTFKVLLPVASSTAPLCQGRK, encoded by the coding sequence ATGACCCTACCCTCGTCTCAAGGTTTGTCTCTCTATCAATTGGCTCTAGAAGCACTGGGAATTTCTCAGTCTTTTAGAGTCAGTTGTGATACGCTCAACTCGCTGGTAGCGGCCTTAATAGATGTCTTGATTGAAGGAAAAATACCGGCAACACTTTGGGTCAAATTACCATCAAGATCGGGCTGGTTGACAGAACTCAAGCGGTACCAACAACAAGCTTTTATTTCACACAAAATTTATCTGTGCAACGGCCTAGATGACGATTTATTAGAGGCTAAGGATGGGGTTGTCCAGCTTGCTAATGTCAATCAAGAGAGTCAATTTTTCCCGATTCAACTAACAGGGGGTAGCCAGCTAGAACGAGAATACTTCTTGTTGATTCTCTCTGAGCCGTTTAGTTGTTTGATGGTAGCTCAGCAGATTGAGCCATCGGAATCCTCTAGACCCACGGCATTGCCTCAAGCTCAACCAGTGTCAACGATTTTTACCCTGGAATGCCAAGTCATTCAGCGAACCTTCGAGGGGATCAAAGAAGCGATCGCGGTGGATGATTCTATTTCTGAAGAGGTACTAGAGTTCTGGAAAACTCGATTGCCCCAATGTTCGCTCTCAGAAGAGAAGACTCTACTGAGCCGACTGTTGGTCAAGCAAATACAGCGTATGGAAGAACGTCTTCACCCCCCTACCCCTAGCCCTTTAAGCCCGTGCGACTCCGTTGTCTCGTTAGAGTCAGTGGAGTTCACACCATTAGCCGAGAGCGCCACACCGACGCCAGCGCCACCAGATGATTGCTTAAGTAACAAAGATGAGCTTCTCCAACGAGTGATTCAAGAACTACGGACGCCGTTAACGAATATGAAAACGGCGCTGAAGCTTCTGGATTCGGCGCAACTCAAACCAGTTCAGCGTCAACGCTACATGCAGCTTCTCAATACAGAGTGCGATCATCAAAATTCTCTGATGACTGGCTGGCTAGAGTTAATCCAGCTCGACAGCGAATCCCAACCGATTGTGATGCCGTCCGTACAATTGGCAGATATCATTCCTGGCGTAGTTAGCACCTATCAACCCATCGCTCGCGACAAAGGCATCCAACTAGGCTACACCATGCCTCCGGGTCTTCCTGCTGTCTCCTGTGTAGACAGGTGGCTGCGACAAATCCTGATCAATTTGCTGCATAACAGTTTAAAGTTTACTCCGCCTGGTGGTCAGGTTAAGGTGCATTCAACGCTAGAGGGCGACTATGTCCAAGTGGCATTTGACGACACGGGTATTGGGATTGCCGCCCATGAAATACCCAGAATTTTCGACATTTTTTATCGAGGACGCTCAACAATTAGCGAAAATCCAGGCGCGGGTTTGGGTTTAACCATTGTTCAGCATTTATTACTACGCTCCCAGGGTTCGATTTCTGTTACAAGTCGGGTGGGGGCAGGTTCTACGTTCAAAGTACTACTACCCGTTGCCTCTTCTACTGCCCCTTTGTGCCAAGGACGGAAGTAG
- a CDS encoding UDP-N-acetylmuramoyl-L-alanyl-D-glutamate--2,6-diaminopimelate ligase has product MKLRQLLATIPNIVQMPDHPALEAEVKGLSTNSHACKAGDLFIGMPGTRVDGGEFWQSAIASGAIAALISTQAAEKSPSPEDLGASACVISATDMTTACAEAAAAFYGYPGQQLKLIGVTGTNGKTTTTHLIEFLLTHAQRPTALLGTLYTRWPGFQQTAIHTTPFAVELQQQLKSALEAGCQLGVMEVSSHALAQGRVLGCSFEVGVFTNLTQDHLDFHRDMEDYFAAKALLFNANYLKGRAIINIDDPYGKRLVEQLKPEQVWSYSVHDPSADLWTSDLKYESTGVSGILHTPAGEAPFRSPLVGQYNLSNWLAAVGAVLHVGLELETVVEALPQFVGVPGRMERVQIKPEQDVSVIVDYAHTPDSLENLLKASRPFIQGKMICVFGCGGDRDRTKRPKMGKIAAELADVAVVTSDNPRTEDPERILQDILEGIPSSVEPIVQGDRATAIRTAILQAQPGDGVLIAGKGHEDYQILGTEKIHFDDREQAREALAERLA; this is encoded by the coding sequence ATGAAATTACGCCAGCTATTAGCTACGATTCCTAACATTGTGCAAATGCCGGACCACCCAGCACTGGAGGCTGAGGTGAAAGGACTCTCGACCAATTCCCATGCCTGTAAGGCCGGGGATTTATTTATTGGGATGCCCGGAACGCGGGTCGATGGAGGAGAGTTTTGGCAAAGTGCGATCGCCTCCGGTGCGATCGCTGCCCTAATTTCAACCCAAGCTGCTGAAAAAAGCCCTTCCCCAGAAGATTTAGGGGCAAGCGCTTGTGTGATTTCTGCGACAGATATGACCACCGCTTGTGCCGAAGCCGCTGCCGCCTTCTATGGATACCCAGGACAGCAACTCAAGCTCATTGGTGTGACGGGTACCAACGGCAAAACAACAACCACCCATCTCATTGAATTTCTCCTCACTCATGCTCAGCGCCCTACAGCGCTTCTAGGTACCCTTTATACCCGTTGGCCTGGTTTCCAACAGACAGCGATTCATACAACGCCGTTTGCGGTGGAACTGCAACAACAGCTCAAGTCAGCCTTGGAGGCAGGGTGCCAGTTGGGTGTAATGGAAGTTAGTTCCCATGCCTTGGCGCAAGGTCGAGTACTCGGTTGCTCGTTTGAGGTCGGGGTATTTACCAATCTGACCCAAGACCATTTGGACTTCCACCGCGATATGGAAGATTACTTCGCGGCCAAAGCGCTTCTGTTTAATGCCAATTATCTGAAAGGAAGGGCGATTATTAATATCGATGACCCCTATGGCAAACGATTGGTAGAACAGTTGAAGCCAGAACAGGTCTGGTCTTACAGTGTGCATGACCCCTCGGCTGATTTGTGGACGAGTGACCTGAAGTATGAATCGACTGGGGTGAGTGGGATACTGCATACGCCTGCGGGTGAGGCTCCTTTCCGTTCGCCCTTGGTGGGTCAGTACAATTTATCCAATTGGCTGGCGGCGGTAGGAGCTGTTTTACATGTGGGTTTGGAGTTAGAGACGGTGGTGGAGGCACTCCCGCAGTTTGTGGGAGTCCCTGGACGCATGGAGCGGGTGCAAATCAAGCCGGAACAGGACGTGAGTGTGATTGTAGATTATGCTCATACGCCCGATAGTTTGGAGAATTTGCTCAAGGCATCGCGACCCTTTATTCAGGGCAAGATGATCTGTGTGTTTGGGTGTGGGGGCGATCGCGATCGCACGAAGCGTCCCAAAATGGGTAAAATTGCTGCCGAACTCGCTGATGTGGCGGTCGTGACCTCTGATAATCCCCGCACGGAAGACCCAGAGCGAATTTTACAAGACATTCTCGAAGGGATTCCGTCATCCGTAGAGCCAATTGTACAAGGCGATCGCGCCACAGCCATTCGGACTGCCATCTTGCAAGCTCAGCCGGGAGACGGCGTTTTAATTGCGGGTAAAGGTCACGAAGATTATCAAATTCTCGGCACTGAAAAAATTCACTTTGATGACCGAGAACAAGCAAGAGAGGCCCTTGCTGAGCGATTAGCCTAG
- a CDS encoding glutaredoxin family protein — protein MQLILYSKPGCHLCEGLQEKLEQIQGLNFALDVRDITTREDWFQAYQYEVPVLCRGYAGQEEPLPRPSPRLTVQQLERMLQNYLLVDEAK, from the coding sequence ATGCAATTAATCCTATATAGCAAGCCCGGTTGCCACCTGTGTGAAGGACTACAAGAAAAGCTCGAACAGATTCAGGGCTTAAACTTTGCTCTAGATGTGCGAGATATTACGACGCGTGAGGATTGGTTCCAAGCTTATCAGTATGAAGTGCCGGTTTTGTGCCGAGGCTATGCAGGTCAGGAAGAACCCTTGCCTCGTCCTTCTCCTCGCCTCACCGTGCAGCAGTTGGAACGAATGTTACAGAACTATTTATTGGTAGATGAGGCAAAATAA
- the cysH gene encoding phosphoadenosine phosphosulfate reductase → MTQSTPASVQSPNFDLEELNQRFETADPKDILAWCVENIPTGLVQTSAFNVDDLVITDILYRELKPVIWVPVVFLDTLHHFPETLELVAKAKEIYNLDLKTYRILDIDSRAAFAARYGDALWDEDIQQFHHLTKIEPLQRSLAELNTVAWITGRRRDQAMTRVDMPIFEMDGQGRIKVNPIAGWTRKESWKYVSEHGVIYNPLHDQGYASIGDEPITTPVAEGEDERAGRWRGTGKTECGIHI, encoded by the coding sequence ATGACTCAATCGACACCCGCATCAGTTCAATCTCCCAATTTTGATTTAGAGGAACTCAATCAGCGCTTCGAGACGGCTGATCCGAAAGACATTTTGGCTTGGTGTGTTGAGAATATCCCCACAGGTCTAGTGCAGACCAGTGCCTTTAATGTTGATGATTTAGTGATTACCGATATTCTCTATCGTGAGCTTAAACCAGTAATATGGGTTCCGGTGGTGTTTCTTGACACGCTACATCATTTCCCTGAAACCTTAGAGCTAGTTGCCAAAGCCAAAGAGATTTACAATCTAGACCTAAAAACGTATCGGATTCTTGATATTGATAGCCGTGCAGCCTTTGCAGCGCGTTACGGTGACGCACTCTGGGATGAAGATATTCAACAATTCCATCATCTGACCAAGATTGAACCGCTACAACGAAGTCTGGCAGAACTCAATACAGTCGCTTGGATTACGGGGCGTCGGCGTGACCAAGCCATGACGCGTGTGGATATGCCCATCTTTGAAATGGATGGACAGGGGCGCATCAAGGTTAATCCTATCGCCGGTTGGACACGCAAAGAAAGCTGGAAATATGTCAGTGAACATGGGGTCATTTACAATCCACTGCACGACCAAGGCTATGCCAGCATTGGCGATGAACCCATCACGACGCCGGTAGCAGAAGGTGAAGATGAACGTGCGGGTCGTTGGCGGGGTACGGGCAAAACCGAGTGTGGCATTCATATCTAG